A stretch of Bordetella genomosp. 13 DNA encodes these proteins:
- a CDS encoding TIGR00730 family Rossman fold protein, with translation MSEITKAADTLADLGPAVSLFGSARISRQSPYYETSAAIAAALARAGFAVIAGGGPGIMEAANKGAYEAGGTSVGLNISLPHETTNNAYQTISLSFEYFYSRKATFFMHSMAYVALPGGFGTLDELFEALTLVQTGKVPPAPIVLVGRAYWGGLVDWLDEQLRGNGMIGVHDLNLFSIEDDPDRVVARIVEFHRQPDAEYAPSLPA, from the coding sequence ATGTCAGAGATAACAAAGGCGGCCGACACGCTGGCCGATCTCGGTCCCGCCGTCAGCCTCTTCGGCAGCGCCCGCATCAGCAGACAGTCGCCCTACTATGAAACCAGCGCCGCCATCGCGGCGGCGCTTGCGCGCGCGGGCTTCGCCGTCATCGCCGGCGGCGGGCCCGGCATCATGGAGGCGGCCAACAAGGGCGCGTACGAGGCCGGCGGAACCAGCGTCGGCCTGAACATCAGCCTTCCGCACGAGACCACCAACAACGCCTACCAGACCATCAGCCTGTCGTTCGAATACTTCTACTCGCGCAAGGCCACCTTCTTCATGCACAGCATGGCGTACGTGGCCCTGCCCGGCGGCTTCGGCACGCTGGACGAACTGTTCGAGGCCCTCACGCTGGTGCAGACCGGCAAGGTGCCGCCCGCCCCCATCGTACTGGTCGGCCGCGCCTACTGGGGCGGACTGGTGGACTGGCTGGACGAGCAGTTGCGCGGCAACGGCATGATCGGCGTGCACGACCTCAACCTGTTTTCCATCGAGGACGATCCGGACAGGGTGGTGGCGCGCATCGTCGAGTTCCACCGGCAGCCCGACGCGGAATACGCTCCCTCGCTGCCCGCCTGA
- a CDS encoding LysR substrate-binding domain-containing protein produces MAPFDLDQLRTFVAVADAGSLTAAAPRVFLSQSSVSEQIRKLEIHAGQSLLKRGKLGAVPTPAGQRLLAYARRILALSDQARREMHGLTLEAHLRLAFTDYFRPNEISGLLARLKQTYPGLRLHVSIAKSDAVREAHARGELDLAVAMRVRASTAAPDMGGDPALVLRREPLCWLAGRDAEPAPGEPLPLVALGESCSLRQYTESVLRQARVPYEVAHVASGVPGLQMALAAGLGVACLNAGAIGADIRNWPRADGLPPMGEAVFEVLPPPPGQDAHVAQVREAVVAHFTR; encoded by the coding sequence ATGGCGCCGTTCGACCTGGATCAGTTGCGTACCTTCGTGGCGGTAGCCGATGCCGGCAGCCTCACGGCCGCTGCTCCCCGCGTGTTCCTGTCCCAGTCCTCCGTCAGCGAGCAGATCCGCAAGCTCGAGATCCACGCCGGGCAATCGCTGCTCAAGCGCGGCAAGCTGGGGGCCGTGCCGACGCCCGCGGGCCAACGCCTGCTGGCGTATGCGCGCCGCATCCTGGCGCTGTCCGACCAGGCGCGGCGCGAGATGCACGGCCTGACGCTCGAGGCGCACCTGCGGCTGGCCTTCACGGATTACTTCCGGCCCAACGAGATCAGCGGGCTGCTGGCCCGCCTGAAGCAGACCTATCCCGGCCTGCGGCTGCACGTCTCCATCGCCAAGAGCGACGCCGTGCGCGAGGCGCATGCGCGCGGCGAGCTCGACCTGGCCGTGGCGATGCGCGTGCGCGCGTCGACGGCCGCGCCGGATATGGGCGGCGATCCCGCCCTGGTGCTGCGGCGCGAGCCGCTGTGCTGGCTTGCCGGCCGCGACGCGGAACCGGCGCCCGGCGAGCCCCTGCCTCTGGTCGCGCTGGGCGAATCGTGCTCGCTGCGGCAATACACCGAATCGGTGTTGCGCCAGGCGCGGGTGCCGTACGAAGTGGCGCACGTGGCCAGCGGGGTCCCGGGGCTGCAGATGGCCCTGGCGGCCGGGCTGGGCGTGGCTTGCCTGAACGCCGGCGCGATCGGCGCGGACATCCGGAACTGGCCGCGCGCCGATGGCTTGCCGCCCATGGGCGAGGCGGTCTTCGAGGTGCTGCCGCCGCCTCCGGGCCAGGACGCGCACGTGGCCCAGGTGCGCGAGGCCGTGGTCGCGCACTTCACCCGGTAG
- a CDS encoding tautomerase family protein: MPHIVIHRSGAPDAVLDQRIAQRTAALTQEVLGKAPEVIAITLQHIAPEHWSIGGRTLADLGQNAFHLDISVTDETNTKAEKARYIGAIHAAFAELLAPLSDVSYVHVIDARAAAYGYGGRTQEYRHQQQGV; the protein is encoded by the coding sequence ATGCCACACATCGTCATTCATCGTTCCGGCGCGCCCGACGCCGTCCTGGACCAGCGCATCGCGCAGCGCACGGCCGCGCTGACGCAGGAAGTGCTGGGCAAGGCGCCCGAAGTGATCGCCATCACCCTGCAGCACATCGCCCCCGAACACTGGAGCATCGGCGGCCGCACGCTGGCCGACCTGGGCCAGAACGCGTTCCACCTGGACATCAGCGTGACCGACGAAACCAACACCAAGGCCGAGAAGGCCCGCTACATCGGGGCCATCCACGCGGCATTCGCGGAACTGCTGGCGCCGCTGTCCGACGTGTCGTACGTGCACGTGATAGACGCGCGGGCGGCGGCCTACGGGTATGGAGGAAGGACGCAGGAGTATCGCCACCAGCAGCAGGGCGTGTGA
- a CDS encoding alpha/beta hydrolase family protein, protein MRRLLVLALCAIALHPAWGGEAGWHAGVLRIPVPDGAAGTFNAAVFYPTHEAEASWQAGPFTVNATAGAPPAADRRFPVILLSHGRRGGPLTHRELAASLARAGFIVALPTHVGDASGLPLAPTQAQVLVDRPRQARAALEAVLAHPRLASSADAGRIGMIGFSAGGYTALVLAGARPDFARADAYCRDARDPGSCTRGTDAQQAYSSARPAPPDLTAWQPPVEPRIGALVLMDPLAVMFGPSGLSGVRVPTLLYRPESDAYLGAEANALAVERGLPAAPAVRVVPGAHFVFVDPCPPELASGEPLVCHDAPGVDRASIHREMKAEVARFLHASLAGQRDGRTAP, encoded by the coding sequence ATGCGCCGACTCCTGGTCCTTGCACTGTGCGCCATCGCGCTGCATCCCGCCTGGGGAGGGGAGGCGGGCTGGCACGCCGGTGTCCTGCGCATCCCGGTGCCGGACGGCGCGGCCGGCACGTTCAACGCCGCGGTGTTCTACCCGACGCACGAAGCCGAGGCGTCCTGGCAGGCCGGGCCGTTCACCGTCAACGCGACAGCGGGCGCCCCGCCGGCGGCCGACAGGCGTTTTCCCGTCATCCTGCTTTCGCATGGGCGCCGCGGCGGGCCGCTCACGCACCGCGAACTGGCCGCCAGCCTGGCGCGCGCGGGCTTCATCGTGGCGCTGCCCACGCATGTGGGCGACGCCTCGGGGCTGCCGCTGGCGCCCACGCAGGCCCAGGTGCTGGTCGACCGTCCGCGCCAGGCTCGGGCGGCGCTCGAGGCCGTGCTGGCGCATCCCCGGCTTGCATCATCGGCGGACGCCGGCCGCATCGGCATGATCGGCTTCTCGGCGGGCGGCTATACGGCCCTGGTGCTGGCCGGCGCGCGGCCCGACTTCGCGCGGGCCGATGCCTATTGCCGGGACGCGCGGGATCCCGGCTCGTGCACGCGAGGCACCGATGCGCAACAGGCATACTCGTCCGCCCGGCCCGCGCCGCCCGACCTGACGGCCTGGCAGCCGCCGGTCGAGCCCCGTATCGGCGCGCTGGTGTTGATGGATCCGCTGGCGGTCATGTTCGGGCCTTCCGGCCTGTCAGGCGTGCGCGTGCCGACGCTGCTCTATCGTCCGGAAAGCGACGCCTACCTGGGCGCCGAGGCCAACGCGCTGGCCGTCGAACGAGGATTGCCTGCCGCGCCCGCGGTGCGCGTCGTGCCGGGCGCGCATTTCGTCTTCGTCGATCCGTGCCCGCCGGAGTTGGCCAGCGGCGAACCGCTGGTCTGCCACGACGCGCCGGGCGTGGACAGGGCTTCGATCCACAGAGAGATGAAGGCGGAGGTCGCCCGTTTCCTGCATGCCAGCCTGGCGGGGCAGCGGGACGGGCGGACGGCGCCGTAG